Proteins found in one Pelmatolapia mariae isolate MD_Pm_ZW linkage group LG7, Pm_UMD_F_2, whole genome shotgun sequence genomic segment:
- the hsbp1b gene encoding heat shock factor-binding protein 1b: MAETDPKSVQDLTNVVQTLLQQMQDKFQTMSDQIIGRIDEMSTRIDDLEKNIADLMTQAGVEEIEATPEKAKEGQGS; this comes from the exons ATGGCTGAGACGGACCCCAAATCGGTGCAGGACCTTACCAATGTG GTTCAGACTCTGCTGCAACAGATGCAGGACAAGTTCCAGACCATGTCAGACCAGATCATTGGAAGGA TTGATGAAATGAGCACACGTATTGATGACTTGGAAAAAAACATTGCTGACCTGATGACCCAGGCTGGTGTTGAGGAGATCGAGGCAACACCAGAAAAAGCTAAAGAGGGTCAAGGATCATAA